In Treponema vincentii, a single window of DNA contains:
- a CDS encoding sodium ion-translocating decarboxylase subunit beta, protein MKRRVRKTLLIIALILNIGLIPLQAQATTVFTSFYRACAITIIGGADGPTSIYIGQGELLSLIFRAIMVCIHIYTIGILIMALKE, encoded by the coding sequence ATGAAAAGAAGGGTACGAAAAACGCTATTGATAATAGCGCTGATATTAAACATAGGTCTCATTCCGCTGCAAGCGCAAGCGACGACAGTCTTTACCTCATTTTATCGAGCGTGTGCAATTACAATAATAGGCGGTGCTGACGGACCGACTTCTATTTATATTGGGCAAGGCGAGCTTTTATCGCTTATTTTCCGAGCAATCATGGTGTGCATACATATTTATACGATCGGTATCCTCATCATGGCGCTTAAAGAATGA